Proteins co-encoded in one Populus trichocarpa isolate Nisqually-1 chromosome 10, P.trichocarpa_v4.1, whole genome shotgun sequence genomic window:
- the LOC7475377 gene encoding 50S ribosomal protein HLP, mitochondrial, with the protein MAASFVSKCSRGDCSLFRGLGTNVSNLLSTATRMTWSNFLSQHQRTFIQMRTVLKVVDNSGAKKVMCIQPLKGRKGARLGDTIIASVKEAAPNGKVKKGAVVRGVVVRAAMQRGRCDGSEVKFDDNAVVIIDKQGQPVGSRVFGPVPHELRKKKHVKILALAEHIA; encoded by the exons ATGGCTGCCAGTTTCGTTTCTAAATGCTCTCGTG GGGACTGTTCATTGTTCAGGGGCCTTGGTACCAATGTTTCTAATTTACTGAGCACAGCCACTCGAATGACATGGAGCAATTTCTTATCTCAG CATCAAAGAACTTTCATACAGATGAGGACTGTTCTCAAGGTTGTGGATAACTCAGGAGCAAAAAAGGTGATGTGCATACAACCTTTGAAGGGGAGGAAAGGGGCAAGGTTGGGGGACACCATCATTGCCTCTGTAAAGGAAGCTGCTCCAAATGGAAAAGTGAAGAAAGGCGCGGTTGTGCGAGGTGTAGTAGTGCGTGCTGCAATGCAGCGTGGCCGTTGTGATGGGAGTGAGGTCAAGTTCGATGATAATGCAGTAGTGATTATTGACAAGCAAGGCCAGCCAGTGGGGAGCAGGGTTTTTGGGCCAGTTCCACATGAGCTGAGGAAAAAAAAGCATGTCAAGATCCTTGCTCTGGCAGAGCATATTGCCTGA